From a region of the Dioscorea cayenensis subsp. rotundata cultivar TDr96_F1 unplaced genomic scaffold, TDr96_F1_v2_PseudoChromosome.rev07_lg8_w22 25.fasta BLBR01000392.1, whole genome shotgun sequence genome:
- the LOC120254244 gene encoding ethylene-responsive transcription factor ERF017-like, with product MTRLAESSEDVRFKGVRRRRWGKWVSEIRLPNSRERIWLGSYDAPEKAARAFDAAAYCLRGRRAHLNFPENPPCISSPKSLTHQQIRLAAARHANAIPVGGAAAGTSAAESSSANSLTPLPEQPLPHSESDASDGLTPESEQGGLEPEPVDWSAVGFPDIDDLNYYHPIVQEPPPPDSDENGLSYNLWSF from the coding sequence ATGACGAGATTAGCCGAATCAAGTGAAGATGTGAGGTTTAAAGGAGTAAGGAGGAGGAGATGGGGAAAATGGGTTTCCGAGATTAGACTTCCGAATAGTCGAGAAAGGATATGGTTAGGATCTTATGATGCACCGGAGAAGGCGGCGAGAGCTTTCGATGCCGCCGCTTATTGTCTTCGTGGACGACGTGCTCACCTAAACTTCCCGGAAAATCCCCCTTGCATTTCCTCCCCTAAATCCCTCACTCACCAACAAATTCGACTCGCTGCCGCTCGCCATGCCAATGCCATTCCGGTCGGCGGCGCCGCCGCCGGAACCTCCGCCGCCGAGTCTAGCTCAGCCAATTCACTTACTCCTTTGCCGGAACAGCCACTGCCACATTCAGAGTCTGATGCTTCTGATGGACTAACACCGGAAAGTGAACAGGGTGGGCTCGAGCCCGAGCCCGTCGATTGGTCTGCGGTCGGATTCCCGGATATTGATGACCTTAATTATTACCACCCGATTGTGCAGGAGCCACCACCGCCGGATTCTGATGAGAATGGCTTGTCGTATAATTTATGGAGCTTTTGA
- the LOC120254238 gene encoding tyrosine--tRNA ligase, chloroplastic/mitochondrial-like has translation MAAAAAVAASRTFLLSSPKLVYLSRSFIHPHKRLTFFSRRCCCCFSSSSFSSPATISSLPVSTANVIEVLEERGLLDAITSENLRSVASTSNLKVYCGFDPTAESLHLGNLLAIIVLSWFQRCGHRVVALIGGATGRVGDPSGKSLERPELDLQTLEKNCSGISALISKILGRGKDPNLVDGLGENGVSSDKNPTFVILNNYDWWKDISLLDFLREVGRFARVGTMIAKESVKKRLMSEEGMSYTEFTYQLLQGYDFLYLFKNMDVNVQIGGSDQWGNITAGTELIRKVLQVEGAYGLTFPLLLKSDGTKFGKSEGGAIWLSPAMLSPYKFYQYFFSVPDVDVVRFMKILTFLSMDEIKELEDEMKKPGYVPNLVQRRLAEEVTRFVHGDEGLVEALKATEALRPGAETKLDAATIEGIAEDVPSCSLACNQVLNSTLVDLSVSTGLLSSKSAARRLLKQGGLYLNNQRVDNEDKIIESDDVIDGKLLLLSAGKKNKMVVRIS, from the coding sequence ATGGCGGCGGCAGCGGCGGTGGCGGCTTCTAGAACCTTCTTGCTCTCCAGCCCCAAGCTTGTATACCTTTCTAGATCCTTCATCCATCCTCACAAACGCCTCACCTTCTTCTCTCgtcgctgctgctgctgcttctcctcctcctccttctcttctccGGCCACCATCTCGTCACTTCCCGTTTCTACAGCGAACGTCATCGAAGTCCTTGAGGAACGCGGCCTCTTGGACGCCATCACCAGTGAGAATCTCAGGTCAGTGGCTTCTACCTCGAATCTCAAAGTATATTGTGGCTTCGATCCAACAGCTGAAAGCTTGCACCTTGGGAACCTATTGGCCATCATCGTCCTCTCCTGGTTCCAGCGCTGCGGCCACCGCGTCGTAGCTTTGATCGGCGGCGCTACCGGCCGCGTCGGCGACCCCTCGGGGAAGAGCCTTGAGCGGCCCGAACTCGACCTCCAAACCCTAGAGAAGAACTGCTCTGGGATCAGCGCTTTGATTTCCAAAATCCTGGGCAGAGGAAAAGACCCCAACTTGGTGGATGGACTGGGGGAAAATGGAGTTTCTAGTGATAAAAATCCCACCTTTGTTATCTTGAACAATTATGATTGGTGGAAAGACATAAGCTTGTTGGATTTCCTCCGAGAAGTTGGGAGATTCGCCAGGGTTGGTACAATGATTGCCAAAGAGAGTGTCAAGAAGAGGTTGATGTCTGAAGAAGGGATGAGCTACACTGAATTCACTTATCAGTTGTTGCAGGGCTATGATTTCTTGTATCTGTTCAAGAACATGGATGTGAATGTTCAGATTGGTGGAAGTGATCAATGGGGGAATATAACTGCCGGAACCGAGCTTATTCGGAAGGTATTGCAGGTTGAAGGAGCTTATGGACTCACATTTCCTCTTCTGTTGAAGAGTGATGGGACTAAGTTCGGGAAGTCGGAAGGTGGTGCCATTTGGTTGTCTCCGGCAATGCTGTCGCCTTACAAGTTCTATCAGTACTTCTTTTCGGTCCCGGATGTTGATGTTGTGAGGTTTATGAAGATCTTGACCTTTTTGAGCATGGATGAGATCAAGGAGTTGGAAGATGAGATGAAGAAACCTGGTTATGTTCCAAATTTAGTTCAGAGAAGGCTTGCAGAGGAGGTAACACGGTTTGTTCACGGCGATGAAGGGCTTGTCGAGGCATTGAAGGCAACCGAAGCATTGAGGCCCGGGGCTGAGACTAAGTTGGATGCTGCAACAATTGAAGGGATTGCAGAGGATGTGCCATCTTGTTCTTTGGCATGTAATCAAGTGTTGAATTCTACTTTGGTTGATCTTTCGGTCTCGACCGGTTTGTTGAGCAGCAAGTCTGCGGCGAGACGGTTGTTGAAACAAGGCGGGCTTTATTTGAACAATCAAAGAGTTGATAATGAGGATAAGATTATCGAGTCTGATGATGTAATTGATGGCAAGTTACTATTATTATCAGCtggaaagaagaacaagatggtGGTGAGGATTTCTtaa